A stretch of Anas acuta chromosome 3, bAnaAcu1.1, whole genome shotgun sequence DNA encodes these proteins:
- the LOC137854848 gene encoding adhesion G protein-coupled receptor F4-like, with product MFFFQEKGSKCAAMDVRVAHCLLLWAMHFFPVAPCIAPRVLSKESKTGNLQDGCINLIPCEHSGAICIQPCSPSFHGEMSFVCKDRKWQMFIDACANLDVQSLFQRISEREPLPSSGGHIGVAGGHLPFVGAGRPVHGKPENEAKHFGADDHGNSNCQADFSCIIPDILSSPAIPGNIADIVELLKNISLMLSENVNREKMQSYSRIANHILNSSIISNWAFVRDRNASSTLLDSVNLFAGNLLLRNGSENIQEHFISTKGYSIYKNTSGKSFDFSMELNKTNNISGRVVIPEEELLKLPRTSKAISIAFPTLGAIIETSHLDPVFVNGMVLSVSLPEELQRILLTFEKVNKLENIKAQCVGWHSAERRWDSKACKMKSDNISSVVCMCKHHRRTFKSFSILMSPTMLRNVVLDYVTCVGLGLSIFSLVLCLTIETVVWHHVTKTKITYMRHFCLVNIATSLLIADILFIVAAIVHNTALNYRLCVAATFFLHFFYLALFFWMFTLGLLILYGLLLVFFKITRSAFIAAAFSIGYGCPLVISILTVAITEPKNGYLRSGACWLNWYETKALLAFVVPALSIIVVNLAVVVVVVVKMGRPSIGDGCKSQDLSNMIRISKNIALLTPLLGLTWGFGLATIVDSHSLAFHVTFALLNAFQGFFILLFGTLLDRKTREALKKNCLSSKRKCSLAKS from the exons atgtttttctttcaggagaAAGGCAGTAAATGCGCGGCGATGGATGTGAGGGTGGCCCACTGCCTGCTCCTTTGGGCTATGCACTTCTTCCCGGTTGCACCATGCATTGCTCCCAGG GTCCTCAGCAAGGAATCAAAGACTGGTAATCTGCAAG ATGGGTGTATAAATCTGATTCCCTGTGAACATAGTGGAGCTATTTGTATTCAGCCTTGTTCTCCCTCCTTCCATGGAGAGATGAGTTTTGTCTGCAAAGACAGAAAGTGGCAAATGTTCATAGATGCCTGTGCAAATCTGGATGTTCAGTCACTTTTTCAG AGGATTTCTGAACGTGAACCTCTTCCAAGTTCTGGAGGCCACATTGGTGTTGCTGGAGGACACCTGCCCTTTGTAGGAGCAGGAAGGCCAGTGCACGGGAAgccagaaaatgaagcaaaacattttggtgCTGATGACCATGGGAATAGTAACTGCCAAGCTGATTTTTCATGCATCATCCCAGATATCCTGTCCTCACCAGCAATTCCAGGAAACATTGCTGATATAGTGGAATTGCTAAAGAATATCTCCCTGATGTTGTCAGAAAATGTCAATAGAGAAAAAATGCAG aGTTACAGCAGGATAGCAAACCATATTCTGAACAGCTCCATCATTTCCAACTGGGCTTTTGTCAGGGACAGAAATGCCAGTTCAACATTACTGGACTCAGTGAACTTATTCGCTGGGAATCTTCTTCTAAGGAATGGGTCGGAAAATATACAGGAACACTTCATCTCTACTAAAGGCTACAGCATATATAAGAATACTTCAGGGAAGAGCTTTGATTTTTCTATGGAGTTGAATAAGACAAACAACATAAGTGGGCGCGTGGTCATTCCAGAAGAAGAACTTTTGAAATTACCCAGGACTTctaaagcaatcagcattgcATTTCCCACACTTGGAGCTATTATAGAAACCAGCCACTTGGACCCTGTTTTTGTGAACGGAATGGTTTTATCTGTGTCTCTTCCAGAAGAGCTTCAGCGTATTTTGCTTACTTTTGAAAAAGTGAATAAACTGGAGAACATCAAGGCTCAGTGCGTTGGATGGCACTCTGCTGAGCGGAGATGGGATAGCAAGGCATGCAAAATGAAGTCAGACAACATCAGCAGTGTTGTTTGTATGTGCAAGCACCACCGCCGGACGTTCAAatccttttccattttgatgTCCCCCACCATGCTGCGAAACGTGGTGTTGGATTACGTTACATGTGTGGGGTTAGGCCTTTCTATTTTCAGCCTGGTTCTGTGCCTTACTATCGAGACTGTCGTCTGGCATCATGTTACAAAAACCAAGATAACCTACATGCGCCATTTTTGTTTGGTGAACATAGCTACGTCACTTCTCATTGCTGATATTTTATTCATTGTAGCAGCTATTGTGCACAACACAGCCCTAAACTACCGGCTGTGTGTGGCAGccacttttttccttcactttttctATCTTGCCTTGTTTTTTTGGATGTTCACCCTTGGTCTCTTGATTCTCTATGGATTGTTATTagttttttttaagataacaAGATCTGCGTTCATAGCTGCAGCATTCTCTATTGGATATGGATGTCCATTAGTCATATCTATCCTGACTGTTGCTATTACTGAACCTAAAAATGGATATTTAAGGAGTGGAGCCTGCTGGCTTAACTGGTATGAGACGAAAGCCCTTTTGGCCTTTGTTGTACCTGCTCTGAGCATCATTGTTGTCAATTTGGCAGTGGTGGTAGTGGTTGTGGTGAAGATGGGAAGACCCTCTATTGGAGATGGCTGCAAGTCACAAGATTTGAGCAACATGATCCGAATTAGCAAAAACATTGCCCTTTTGACACCTCTTCTGGGCCTCACCTGGGGGTTTGGATTAGCAACAATCGTTGATAGTCACTCTCTGGCATTCCATGTTACATTTGCACTACTAAACGCCTTCCAG GGATTCTTCATCCTATTGTTTGGGACACTTCTGGACAGAAAG ACCAGAGAAGCCTTGAAGAAAAACTGCCTTTCATCAAAGCGGAAGTGTAGTCTAgcaaag